A stretch of the Serratia marcescens genome encodes the following:
- a CDS encoding RidA family protein yields the protein MREIVETGLPNIGQPFSWATRGGGMLFTAHGPVRADGSIETGAPEQQITLTFDNLAQTLKAAGSHSDKVLQVIVYLTDVNDVKLLDDIYRKYFSYPYPNRSTVIVEKLVVPGMKIEITVSAIA from the coding sequence ATGCGCGAGATCGTAGAGACCGGGCTGCCGAACATCGGCCAGCCTTTTTCCTGGGCTACCCGGGGTGGCGGCATGCTGTTCACCGCACACGGCCCGGTGCGGGCGGACGGCAGCATCGAGACCGGCGCGCCTGAGCAACAGATTACGTTAACCTTTGACAATCTGGCGCAGACGCTGAAGGCGGCGGGCAGCCACAGCGATAAGGTGCTGCAGGTGATCGTTTATCTCACCGACGTCAACGACGTTAAATTGCTCGATGATATTTACCGGAAATACTTTAGTTATCCTTATCCCAATCGCTCCACGGTTATTGTCGAAAAGTTGGTGGTGCCGGGAATGAAAATAGAAATTACCGTAAGCGCCATCGCTTGA